Within Kineothrix sp. MB12-C1, the genomic segment TGAACCCTATCTTTATCATGCTGGGCAGTGGTATAATTGGCGGAACCTGCTATCTCCTAATTTAAGGAGGTAATAGAAATGATTATCATAGTAAAAATTCATGGCTATTCGGTGGATACTGACCATTATTTCTATCATCATTTTTTCCTGGATAGCTGACAAAATGATAAAAGATAAGGACTTGCAGGGCAAAGTGCTGACACAAGCGGGGCTTCACATCAATCGGGATGCCTGTATGGGTTGTACTCTCTGTGCAAAAAATTACCCCGAAGTATTCGAGATACAAAATAAGAAAGCCTTTGTAAAATCGTATGAAGAATTGGACA encodes:
- a CDS encoding ferredoxin; this encodes MAIRWILTIISIIIFSWIADKMIKDKDLQGKVLTQAGLHINRDACMGCTLCAKNYPEVFEIQNKKAFVKSYEELDMDKLENTIKSCPTITNIFILSISLNGT